Within the Apostichopus japonicus isolate 1M-3 chromosome 6, ASM3797524v1, whole genome shotgun sequence genome, the region attgaggggtggggtggtttGATGGGTCCTTACTTAGTCCAAATGTATTGAGGGGCGGGGGGTCTGATGGGTTCTTACTTAGTCCACATGTATTGAGGGGCGGGGTGGTTTGATGGGTCCTTACTTAGTCCACATGGAAGATCCTGGGTCGTGGACCTAAACCGTCTGCGGACTCCTGTCTCCAATTGAAGTCAAATCTGTATGAGATCTTACCTATCATCCAATACGTGATTGTGCAATAGAAGATGGAGGGTATGGTACGCATCGGAAGGAGATCACAGATAGACTTGGAGAAGAAATACGCAGAAACTCGATAAAATCCACTCGCTGACTCGTGGCTGTCAAGGAAAATTAGTAAATGGGATTAAGAAATGTTCTTCTTATCAGACTTATATCTTTTTCGTTTTCTTCCTTTTATCGCCTCTTCCTTTCATTCTCACTGCCCTTTTTtttctggacaaattttgcTCTGTTCATCCTTCAATGGTCCAACTAAGGTGTCTGTCTGAGCATTTACTTTAACTGTGCCCTTATCTGGTTTTTGTTTCAGTTAAGATCTTCTAACTTCTATACAAGCAATGTTTCAAATGGTTTCTACATCTTCACCATGGCCACTCTATGACCACAAGAAACAACTTGTGACCAGTTTTAGCTAGACAGGTTTACTGATTCCTTGCTTCATTTTATATGAGAACAtttcatataaataatatttcacacaatattttttttttcattgctgACTTCAACTGACCAGCACGGTTTTTGCACAAATGTGGACCTACGTACGAAGtttcaaataggcctatttgcaAAGTTTTTAGATGTTGACCTGTTAGCCTGAGATGACAATTGACCTCCACAGAGAACAATAGGGTTTCAAGTATATAAATTCAATCCAAGCCATTACTTTTACACTTATCATGTCCACAAGGTATTCAGACTTTGAGTGATATTAAtgtcaagtgacctttgacctcagacCTTGAATAAGCACGGCTTACAACACTTTTTGTATAGGTCCCTATCATGGTTTAATTTAAGTTTACTAGTGAGCCATACCCATGGGCtgataagaaaacaaataaaaaaaaaacatgaacttacacaaaaatgtttctctCTCGTATAAATAGTTCGATGGCGCTCATGTTTCCAAAAACTTGCTGCATGATCAGGAAGAAAAAGGCACCAATTCtgaaaaatggaataaaaattgtaaaaaaaaagcaaaatccACTTCTTGTCATTAGTTGGTTATTGGCATGGAAAGTTAAGACAAGTCCCATCAACTATTATGGCCTCAAAAATTCAGATGGGAAAAGCGAAAGATAATAAAACATTAGAAAGCAAATGAGATAAGTGGGAAGGTGATAAGGAAggattttcttttgtctttgaaGAAGAATTAAACATTGCTTGATTTTACAGCAGTGATACAATTCGATAGCACAACTAGTCcactttaatttcaaaattaggAAGACAATTGGGAAAAGTTCTGATTTGATTCATAGAGATATGTTAAAAAtcaaaaggttttcagactgaatgaaaaacaaaatgaaaattgtttctGTACGACAAAGTACATTCCATTTTTACCTGTTCTGAATACCGTATTCAAGTGACTGGTCAAGCTGAAAGTAAATCATTCCCACGATGAGAGAGAAGAGGATAATGGTCGTAGTCTGTTTAgggaaagaaaagaacagaagaattattacatttacaacaacaacaaaaaaccatgaaagaaacattaacaatagaaacaaaattttcatcactttagcagagatgccaacctcttgacacaaaaaaacagactgaatatcctaaaaaatcagattttggagagaaaaatcagattttcacgaAAACTTGACACTACTACTGGCCCGTTGGCCCCGGGccagtaaaatgtcagaaaaatgttatactggtaagaacgggcaagtaaaatgtttgctttttcattaacatttaatgagaaaattCTAAAGCTGCCCATTCCACATATTTTAGGCCCATGTAGGCTTGTTGTTCAACGTGTTTGTCGGGGTTTGGGGGGTTACTTGTACATGTTCCTATATAATTCCACTtcctttttaaaagttttttttttttttttttttttttttgaaagatgaaaaatcatattttcaagaggcaatatcgtattatcgtatttcacttgttttatagTACTAAATACGACAAAATCGTATTGGTTGGCACCTCTGCTCAAGCCCTTAAAATGATGACTGACTATATTGACAATTCAACTGTTGTGGTATCTTTCATTGGCTTAACTGGAAGATTGTTCAAAGACAGAGAGGGATGGAGGGCTACAAAAAGTTTCCATGTGCAAATGGTGCGTTGCAACATTCaacttaatatttttatttgaattaaacATAAACCAAATACTGTAGGCATTTTTCAGTTCACTTGGAGATTAACCttaccaccaccccccccccccccctccttcagcCCTGTCTTAGGGACTGGCCTTTACCCTTGTGCAACTTTGTGTACTGATTTTCCAAAGCATCgagatagaaaaaaaacctttaaaatctggaattttgtctcaaaaattaTTCTGTTAGAATGCAAACAATTGGTAAAAAAGTAGTCAAAGATTAACCTCACCTGTATCACTGTCAGGAAGGGATTCCTAATAATATTCTTAACAGCCCTCTTAGCCAATTCTGAAAGCTGAGGAACAAGAAACACACTTtatattaatagtttatttCAAATGTAGTCATAAACTAAGCCATCTTACAAGACAAGATTAAAATCATATTGAGGCTaacagggcaaatttttatttgcatttgGTTACCCCTCAGGCAACCCTGGTCTTATGTTTTGGTTGCCCAAACATCAACTTTGGCTGTCCCAAAAACTGAGGCAAAATGATAAAGGAGGACTATATGAGAGATGTGAAAGCTTGGTGAAAGAATACCagctttggggggggggggcgggtggggggtgAGGCATTACAACTCCCCTTTGGGTGCATCATAGGCCTTcaattattattgtattatttcagTATCTTCAAAGTTATGGAGGGCGAAACCAGTTTATAATTTTATCTTTGTTGGGGGGTATTTAGTGACAAACAATCTGAACTGACATAAAAAACTAGTCTCTGGTTGTCTGCATAGAAAGTTGGACGTCTCGGACGATTGGTTGGCCGGTAAAAGTTTGTCCTGAGCTGGTCTTTTGAGCCATAAAATAGACAAAACTAGATACCACCATGAGGCCTAGGAAGACAGTATTCCCCAAGTCATGAACTTTGATAAAGATTTCTCGATATTCTTACCTGCTTGAGGAAAGAACTGGGATATGAGATGAGCTGTTGTTGAAAACCGACTTCTGCTCGAAGGTCCTGTGTTATTCTGGATGCTTCTTTCTTTAGTTCTGTAGCAAAGTCACTTTTAAGAAACTCACCTTCTAGATCTATGGAATCTCCTTTCCCACTGGGCTTGcccatttctttaaaaaaaataatgtaaaaccaaaaaatcaatcaaatcaaCATAAAATAAAGGGCaatattatgaaaagaaaagcaacaCTAGGACAAAAACACATTTATAAGTTTTAACCCAGACaagaacaaaacaagaaaagaaaaagaatttaaaaaggaaaggaaaatggAACTATTATTAAGAGCTAAAAATGGGCAAACTCAATAATTCTGtccccaccgccccccccccccctcatcaaagaagaaaagtaagcaaaagtatatatatcaagataaattttttttcacaataaaTGCCTTTTATAATTGAATTGTTTTTGGCTTATCATTTCTGTGTTCCAAAGAACCTTACATTACGTCTAGAATTGATAACCTCTCCTAACAGTGTTTCTATATAGCTGTATTTGTACTAACAGACTACCGTACAAATTGCTCAGTCTTGGGCATAGTGAGATTTTGGTTCCCTCTGGCCCTTTCCTATAACAGACGTTACCCTTCTGGCCATCCTAGGATATTATGAACCCCTGTGCTATGGCATAGAATAGGAGCAGTTACACATCATGTCACAGTGGATGTGCTGGTGGCTTCCAATTTGTAACAAAGATCCACCTCTAAATTTATACTGAGTACATACCCAGGTCAGGGTTCATTGCTGAGACGGCTGTCGAATCTCCGTTTATCACGTCCAGGAAAAAGTCTGGAGGATTGTTGTGTGGTTCACATATATATCCTGTTTAAGGATTTCACAAGAACCccaaaaaaagggagaaaatagAATATAAAGAGGTAAATTGTCTACAAAGAGACCTGAAAAGTGAACCAAAATAAAGTAACTAGAAACAAAAATTCAGAGGAATATTTAATTTTGGACTACAAATGTAAGAAGAATATATTCTCAGCAAGTTGGTGTAATTTGTATGCAATTCCTACATTGCATTACCTATGACACAAATTTTTCTTCTCAATccgttcattaatttttttttcttgcggTCAAATAAGCTTGACAAAAATTACATTTCCGTACTTTTTATAAAATTGAGTAAAGTCTGTTGCTTTAGAAACCAAGATCTACACCTTAAAAAACTTTCATGTCAGAGGTCAAGTCTAATTTGCATATCTGATTTGGGGCTGAAAGCTGTTAATGTATTCAGTTGCTCCACAGCACCCATATCCAATCACTGTCTGTAAAATGTGGAGCTGTGTTTGGGTAGGTGACATTTAAATGTCCTATTAAGACAGACTTAATGGATCAACTGATTTTCATGTCTCTTGTGATAACGAAAACGACGATATTTTTCTTTACCGATTGAAGTAAAATGATCCAATGCTTTGTCTGCCGGTCCATGGAAGACCGTGTTACCCAAGGAGAGGAGGTGTAACTTGTCAAAGAGGCGGTAGATTGTGAAACGCGGCTGATGGATGGAGAATATAATTGTCCTACCTCTTTTGGACAATCTtcaagaaggaaaaagaaataaagaaggaGAATTAAAGAAGGAAATTTGTAGGGTGAAAGGATATAAAAGCCATTCATGCATCACCTTTCCTGTCACTAAATATAACAGTGTTACCCAAGGAGAGGAGGTGCAACTTGTCAAAACAATTGGTAGATTGAGAATATACTGGAAGAAGGAAGCGTTCTCGTATTAAAAACGTAAGAAAATACGTCCAAATTCATCAAAATCATTCCCGTCCTATATAAAACTTGGGAAAATGGGAGTGGGGGGATTAGGGGATGCAGAAAAAATAGGGAGAGAGAGCAGTTACTTGAAACAAAACCAATGTccaaagttggaaaatatgcATCATTAATCTTCTTTGCACTAATGACATATTACTTCCCTGTAGAATGCTATGCTAACATATTGCCAGGCATATGCCATGATGTATCTCATACATGCCATGATCCTTGACTGTCTGCTACCCGTTGTGAATTTTAAAAGCATGTCCTGTCATTTCATGAAATAACTTGTCCctcagtgggggggggagggcagggggtTTCCAAGACTTGGATGCACGATGATATAAAACACTGTCAAAGAGATTTTTCTTGATTCCAACTGACCTGGCCAGAAGGTGCATAACTGCATTAGCTGTACTAGCATCTAAACCGGTGGTTGGTTCATCCAGAAACAGGACGGTGGGTTTGATAATCAATTCCATTCCGATATTTGTCCTCTTCCTCTCTCCGCCGGAGACACCTCTGATGAACTCCGTTCCAACCTataaatttattcataaatggaaattaaatgaatattgaatattgaaaaAGAAACCATGTTGATTTTTTCTACATATAGTACtttcaaaaaaatgaaaaatgaaaaaaatgagtAGGAAACAAGAAACAGAAATATCAATACAAGGAACAGAGCAAGGATGAACTAAGATCAATAAAAAAACTGTGTCCTTTAaggaaaatgatgaaatgtagGATCATGCTTCTAACCTGATGCCCTTACCATCTTATGCCACAACttgtgagggcgttgtggtcaagtggttaaggcagtggacttgtgatctaaggattaaaggttcgagtcctggccagatcactgCGTTGTGTcattgggcaaggcgctttatctccactgtaaactgtaaacctaaatttcaaaataaaaaaactccAATCCCtatcttcttctttcaccctAAAACATTTACCACCCACTGTAACCCTACCCTCCATCATTCACCCTTCTTTTCACATTCTGTACCCTAACTTTCCAATTACCTTTGTATCTGCGCAATGAGTCAGTCCGAGCTCATTAATGACGTCTTCAACTCTTTCCTTTCTCTCTGCCTTAGAGACATTCTTTGGAAGACGGAGAGCAGCTGAAAATTCTAAATTTTCTCTGACTGTCAATGTTCCCATGACAACATCATcctggataaaaaaaaacaaaagaagacaacAGAAAGAAGTATTAAACCTTTCCatacataatataatatatatccaAAGCATTAGCAaaagatgaaataaaacataaataaaaaaatgtcaaGAAGAAATTTGACGGATAGGTCTGATACAAGCAAATGACCAGGGCCATTCATAGTCTAATCTTACAAAGCAGCTTATAGTAGCCTGCCATTGGAAAACATAGACATATTTCATTGCTTGCACTGGTTTTTCAAAAGTATCGTTGTATATTTTTAAACCTATACGTACATAATATAATCTATATCCAAAGCATTagcaaaacatgaaataaacaaaaataaaaaatgtaaagaaGAAATTTGACGGATAGGTCTGATACAAAAAAATGACCAGGGCCATTCATAATgatttttcaaaacattttttagtACTCTGGAAAACCCTGTTACTTTTTAGGAATATGAATACTTATAACTAGGTCTAGAACCCTCACGCTGATTGCAACTGGCTACGTTTGCAAATAATATTATGAGACTGCAGATGCTCTCTTATGAAATGCTGGGTTTGACCATAACCAAGTGGCATAGAAACCAAGGGgatgggggttgggtgggggggggggaaggggaggacaACAGGGTCTTCAACAACCTTGTAATAacttaaataaaacaatttgtGCTCCAATACTGCTATGAGAGAACAAAAAAGATCTGAATATGCAGCTTGTGGGGGATTTGCCCCTGGACCCCTACCAAGTTCTCTGCTTGTGTTTGATGGTCCAATGCACCCCACTCAATAACaagatccccctccccccccctcctacagCCACAAAGATCCTCCTATCACCTCTGCTACCAGCCCTACTTCCACCATTGTTAAATAACCAACTTACAGACAGTAAAAGTATAAACTGATAAAGCACTGTGGCCTAAGCTTCACATAAAATTAACCAATAGCATGGCATTCGTTATGTGCGCATATTACAGAGGATCTTGCCTCTCGGTGGCCTCAATTCTGCTTCAGAAATCAATTTAGAATGTTGACACAGATTGTTGGTTCTACTATTGCATTACTGTTCATAAAACACCGAAAAAAATCAATACCAAAACTATGATAAGTCTACCCAATGTAATACAAACGAGAGACATTTTCGAGGCCTGATTAgacagtaaatatattttagTCTACTAGAATTCTGGTAGATTGTATTATCTGGTGTCTGCCTTGGAATGTATTCTATGGCTGTTATATCTGTATATTGAATAATCCTGGTAAGGTCTACCACACAGTGATCTGAGCTATGTACAATGTTGCATACAGTAAAATATTCTGTTTTCAGTGAAGTGGGATTATAAACAGCGACGACTCTACCTTTAAAGACCTTTAATATTACAATACATTTTGAACACTTTTTATCTATCTCGTAGCTACCTTCCAAACTAAAGCTTAATTAAATAACATAAAAGATAGGCAATAACAgactgtttttcatattttttaacaagaaatattacaGCTGTTTTTTGCACTTGGCTGTAACTTTATGATATCCCAACCAAGTGTTGTAATATTCACAAATAATTGGAAACCATTCAATCAAACATTTTTGAAGTCTGGCTTTCATTTCTCCGACGAGCTTTCTATCCACAACAGAAAGAAAATTTGCCGCATATctaatttcattgtttttaaaCTCTCTTTCAAGCCTCTGCCTAATTTGATCAATTCCTGGTGTAAGTCTTGATGGTCAAACTTAACAGACTGAATTGACAGGCACCTCATTTTCCCTTTAACAGTCGAGAATGACTGCACAAAAGATTGTGGTTACTTCCGACTAAAACCGCAGATCTAAGTGAAGATGTGGGTATACGTAGGATGTAACTGCATGCTAACGTCTCTAAGTTAAATATTGTACTATAAAGTCATCATATATCTTAGTTTATACCTGCACAACGTAACCTGAAAccaatttaaaatttttgggTTGTGGTTTGCCATCAATCAGGACCACTCCAGAAAGACCATATGGTTCTTTTCTTGCAGCAAGAACATCCAGCAAcctgtaagaaaaaaaaatcaggtaCATAAGAACAATGACAAAAAATTGTAACCTTTAGGTCACTGGTTAGAACTCTGTAATTAGCTAAAAGAGTTATTTGTTCCCTGTTAGAAATAAAAAGgtgatttaaattttaaaggaTTACTAGGTGGAGGCACATCTCATCAAAAAGTTTCTTTTCAAGATGTTAATTTTGCTTTAATGTTTGGTGAACTTGTTATTAAGGTATCTGGCAACAGATGGGTGCATAAACATTATCATGGAACTTGGATGGCTAATATATAGACCTACTATTCtttcaaaataatgtttgcaaTTCAGAGTACATCAAATAGCTGAGCAAAGAGTTCAAAATTTCAGggaaaaatcaacaacaaaattatacaagaaatgaaaagagTTGCAGAAAAATACCTCCCAAAACTGAAAGTTTTTAGTAATTCCTTCAGTGCCcatttaaatttgtttcataCTATAACTGTGATACTCCTAATTAGCTGAGCTTGACATTTTAAACAAAATCGAAAGCCAacttaatattacaatgatTGTGAAAGATAGTGCTTCAACTTAGCAATTTTTCTTCTCACGCAAAACCCATAATAGGGTATATATAGCACAATGACTTTGAAATATCACTAAGAGAAAAAAGTCTATTGGCATTAATATTTACCAACTGTACACTTTTGCACTCTATAGATAACAATTCAACCTCAAAGCTGATGTAATACAAAGCAACCTACAGTAGGCGGGCATGGAGTACTAGCTGAATCAATACAGAGACACATTACGAAAGGATCGAAGATAAAATCAACAAATAAAACGGACAGACTGTTACTCGTGGTTATAAAACACTTATAAAAAAGGGGTTATGAAACTTGCAATCAAGGTGACGTGTGCAACAACGATACTTTATGTACTGTGATCGATCAATTAGTAAAGTACTTCCACCTTATTAATTTAACCACAGAAGTGATTCAGTATTTTATCTACATGCTGCATGTTAGTCAATCAATAAGTCAATCATTCTTCAATCACACAGTAATCAATCAATGTTTTTCAAACCAAATTACATTGTTGGAGAATAATGGTTATGAACATATTTAGTCAAATCACAAATGAATGTGTTGATATATATTGGGCAAAGTTCCTTGTGACCTGCATGAGCCCTGAATGCTCTTCATTCTGTCTAcacatttgttgttgttatattcCACACATTGGAAATACCCCCTTCCCCTTCACAATTCCCTTCTATTTTTCACCCTCACCCTTCATCCTTCTCTACCACCCTTCTTTCTTCTCCTCCGACCATCTCCTTCATCCTTCTCCTCCACCCTTCATCTCCTCCACCCTTAATCCTTCTGCTCCCTTCATCCTTCTCCTCCACCCTTCATCCTTCTCCTCCgaccttctcctttctcctcCACCCTTCTTCTCCACCCTTCATCCTTCATCCATCTCCTCCACCCTTaatccttctccttctcctcccttCTTCCTTCTCCTCCACCCTTTTCCTTCACACCACTCCTCTACCCTTCATCATCCTCCTCCCTTAATCCTTCTCCTGCACCCTTCATCCTGCTCCACCCTTCATCCTTCTCCAACCTTCCCctgatttaattttatttaactCTGACTTGTGTGACTTGGATTTAAAAAGACAAATCAATATAATCCACTGTAAAACATTTTCACACAATTTTCGTTTTTCCCATTTTCACTTTTAAGATTAACTCAGTGGTCTTGAAATTGAATATAAACTTTTGTCCAAAACATTAACAAAATCAAAGAAGCCAAATCTATTACTGAGGATGTTGATGGAGAAAGCAATTATTTTTAGATGTACTTTAAAGCACTCAGTCTTTACTTTCTCATATTAATTCAGATATTGAAATGATACTTACGAAGTTTTTCCACTACCGGTCGGACCTAAGATGGCGTTCATTCCGGCACAAAACACACCACTGGGAAGAGACAGAATGGCAAGAACCTTAATGTCAAAGTCTACCCAAAATATCTAAGCAAATATGATTTTTAATTacatgttttcttcattttatttggCACTTGAAATATAATTTGGACAGAATTTTAGTCTCCATATATCGTAGTAAATCAAAAAGActaatttaaatgttaaaaggGTTTCTGTAGGTATTCCAGTTTTCTATATACTCAGctgtaaaatatattaaatctcTGCAATGCTCCTTTAATAGTCAATAAGAAAAAGTATTGGTGATGATCAATGTCATCCCCTCACTGTAGGCCTAACAATTAGTCTTAAtctattgttttacaaattctaataactcaaccaaaacatgttcttttaattttatatgaAGAACAGAGCACCATTCATTGGGTGCCATTCAGCACCAATTGTCCTTGATAAATTTATAACACCTGTGTAAACATGTAAAAGTATTTGAAGCCAGAAAAATGTTGTGTCTCCTTATTGAGCATTGCAttgcatct harbors:
- the LOC139968714 gene encoding broad substrate specificity ATP-binding cassette transporter ABCG2-like isoform X2 produces the protein MLNIMKTGENSQHGNGSFSMAETGGPGTIVSCHEIRYQVKAKIEGKWGMKTILNDISGVFCAGMNAILGPTGSGKTSLLDVLAARKEPYGLSGVVLIDGKPQPKNFKLVSGYVVQDDVVMGTLTVRENLEFSAALRLPKNVSKAERKERVEDVINELGLTHCADTKVGTEFIRGVSGGERKRTNIGMELIIKPTVLFLDEPTTGLDASTANAVMHLLARLSKRGRTIIFSIHQPRFTIYRLFDKLHLLSLGNTVFHGPADKALDHFTSIGYICEPHNNPPDFFLDVINGDSTAVSAMNPDLEMGKPSGKGDSIDLEGEFLKSDFATELKKEASRITQDLRAEVGFQQQLISYPSSFLKQLSELAKRAVKNIIRNPFLTVIQTTTIILFSLIVGMIYFQLDQSLEYGIQNRIGAFFFLIMQQVFGNMSAIELFIRERNIFVHESASGFYRVSAYFFSKSICDLLPMRTIPSIFYCTITYWMIGLKADAGAFFIYTLTLLLTTYTATALAFAISSTVSIAGIATLLIAMCYVLMMIFSGLLVNIASLPSWLRWLQYLSIFRYSQNALAINELKGMEFCGKTPLNTTTCTSGTSYLENQGIDYTVWGLWQNGVALFCMTVGLLVIAYIQLRRMPKLK
- the LOC139968714 gene encoding broad substrate specificity ATP-binding cassette transporter ABCG2-like isoform X1, which codes for MLNIMVSDQHTEGTSYGTFRKTGENSQHGNGSFSMAETGGPGTIVSCHEIRYQVKAKIEGKWGMKTILNDISGVFCAGMNAILGPTGSGKTSLLDVLAARKEPYGLSGVVLIDGKPQPKNFKLVSGYVVQDDVVMGTLTVRENLEFSAALRLPKNVSKAERKERVEDVINELGLTHCADTKVGTEFIRGVSGGERKRTNIGMELIIKPTVLFLDEPTTGLDASTANAVMHLLARLSKRGRTIIFSIHQPRFTIYRLFDKLHLLSLGNTVFHGPADKALDHFTSIGYICEPHNNPPDFFLDVINGDSTAVSAMNPDLEMGKPSGKGDSIDLEGEFLKSDFATELKKEASRITQDLRAEVGFQQQLISYPSSFLKQLSELAKRAVKNIIRNPFLTVIQTTTIILFSLIVGMIYFQLDQSLEYGIQNRIGAFFFLIMQQVFGNMSAIELFIRERNIFVHESASGFYRVSAYFFSKSICDLLPMRTIPSIFYCTITYWMIGLKADAGAFFIYTLTLLLTTYTATALAFAISSTVSIAGIATLLIAMCYVLMMIFSGLLVNIASLPSWLRWLQYLSIFRYSQNALAINELKGMEFCGKTPLNTTTCTSGTSYLENQGIDYTVWGLWQNGVALFCMTVGLLVIAYIQLRRMPKLK